The Terriglobales bacterium genome includes a region encoding these proteins:
- a CDS encoding lactonase family protein, with translation MRTTRRIFILFALLLLTVGARGAEKTAAKGKYLVYIGTYTQGESKGIYAYRFDAETGESTSLGLAAATTNPSFLVIHPNRRFLYAVNEITNYEGRASGGVSAFVIDQQTGKLTLTNEVASLGADPCHVSVDNTGKYVLVANYTGGNVAVFPVREDGGLGKASAFVQHTGSSVNPRRQEGAHAHWISVSPDNRFAIAADLGLDELIVYRFDAHTGTIAPNHRQWVKLVPGAGPRHFVFHPSGKFAYAINELYSTITGFSYDAAKGSLRELQTVSTLPKDFGGYNDAAEVQVHPTGKFLYASNRGHDSIAVFNIDAAKGTLALVENVPTQGKTPRNFAIDPTGSYLFAANQESNNIVIFRINPDSGRLTPTGQVLETPSPVSITFMASE, from the coding sequence ATGAGAACAACTCGACGAATTTTCATACTGTTTGCCCTGCTGCTACTTACCGTTGGTGCTCGCGGTGCTGAAAAGACTGCCGCCAAAGGAAAATATCTTGTTTATATCGGTACTTACACTCAGGGGGAGAGCAAAGGTATTTATGCCTATCGTTTCGATGCAGAAACAGGCGAGTCAACCTCGCTCGGTTTGGCAGCGGCAACTACCAATCCATCGTTTCTTGTTATTCATCCCAACCGCCGCTTCCTTTATGCAGTGAATGAGATTACGAACTACGAAGGCCGGGCGAGCGGGGGTGTCAGCGCCTTTGTCATTGATCAGCAGACCGGCAAGTTGACCCTGACGAACGAAGTAGCTTCGCTTGGAGCGGATCCCTGCCATGTGTCGGTGGATAACACCGGCAAATACGTCCTGGTCGCGAACTACACGGGAGGCAATGTAGCCGTGTTCCCAGTACGGGAAGACGGAGGATTGGGCAAAGCCTCGGCCTTTGTGCAGCACACGGGGTCGAGCGTGAATCCTCGACGCCAGGAGGGAGCGCACGCGCACTGGATTAGCGTCTCTCCCGATAACCGCTTCGCGATTGCAGCGGATTTAGGGCTCGATGAGCTGATTGTCTATCGCTTCGATGCGCACACGGGAACGATTGCGCCGAACCATCGCCAGTGGGTGAAGCTGGTTCCGGGGGCCGGCCCGCGGCACTTTGTCTTTCACCCCAGTGGCAAATTTGCCTATGCGATTAACGAGTTGTATTCCACCATCACCGGTTTTTCCTACGACGCGGCGAAAGGAAGCCTGCGTGAGCTGCAAACGGTCTCGACACTGCCCAAAGACTTTGGAGGCTATAACGATGCGGCCGAAGTGCAGGTGCATCCTACAGGCAAGTTCCTTTATGCCTCGAACCGTGGGCACGACAGCATTGCGGTGTTTAATATTGATGCCGCCAAGGGCACCCTCGCACTTGTAGAGAACGTTCCGACGCAGGGTAAGACGCCACGCAATTTTGCGATTGACCCGACTGGGTCGTATCTGTTCGCAGCCAATCAGGAGTCCAATAACATTGTTATTTTCCGCATCAACCCAGATTCGGGCCGCCTGACACCGACCGGCCAGGTACTCGAGACGCCGTCGCCTGTTTCTATAACATTCATGGCGAGCGAGTGA